A window of the Bacteroidales bacterium genome harbors these coding sequences:
- a CDS encoding helix-turn-helix domain-containing protein, whose amino-acid sequence MSRNELAELAGLGKTVIYDLEKGKKTARWSTIIKILEALNINIHFQSPLMDDYEKSANKNT is encoded by the coding sequence TTGAGTAGAAACGAACTGGCGGAATTAGCAGGCTTGGGTAAAACAGTGATTTACGATCTTGAAAAAGGCAAAAAAACTGCTCGGTGGTCAACTATAATAAAGATTCTAGAAGCCCTGAATATAAACATACATTTTCAAAGCCCTTTAATGGATGATTATGAAAAAAGCGCTAATAAAAACACATAA
- a CDS encoding ketopantoate reductase family protein: protein MNIAIYGAGSLGTILGAYITKKGIDVDLISRNKSHIAGLKANGAHIIGTVEMTVAVKALLPEEISKKYDIIFLMTKTIDNTNTIKKCASMLTNEGVICTMQNGLPEISVAEIIGENKTFGCSVAWGATLIGNGVCELTSEPDSITFSLGSFSKNADVNKVNTIKNILESMGRVEVENNFIGARWSKLLINSSFSGMSAVLGCTFGEAAKNKASRLCIQRIIKECIDVSDKANIKIEPVQGKDIRKLLDYKTKIKEYISFLIIPIAIKKHRLLKASMLQDLEKGKRCEIDEINGIICKYGEKYHFPTPYNDMVVDIIHKMEDGKIKPGFDNLKLFDSLR, encoded by the coding sequence ATGAATATAGCAATTTACGGAGCAGGCTCATTAGGAACCATTTTAGGTGCATATATCACTAAAAAAGGAATAGATGTCGATTTAATTAGTCGTAACAAATCTCATATTGCCGGATTAAAAGCAAATGGAGCTCATATTATTGGCACTGTTGAAATGACTGTTGCTGTAAAGGCACTTCTTCCCGAAGAAATATCAAAAAAATATGATATCATATTTTTAATGACCAAAACCATAGATAATACAAACACTATTAAAAAATGTGCTTCTATGCTAACTAATGAAGGTGTTATCTGTACAATGCAAAACGGATTACCCGAAATTTCAGTAGCAGAGATAATAGGCGAAAATAAAACCTTTGGGTGTTCTGTTGCCTGGGGAGCAACACTAATTGGAAATGGCGTATGCGAACTAACATCAGAGCCCGATAGTATAACATTTAGCTTGGGTTCGTTCAGCAAAAATGCTGATGTAAATAAAGTTAATACTATAAAAAATATTTTAGAATCTATGGGTCGCGTTGAAGTTGAAAACAACTTTATTGGTGCTCGATGGTCAAAATTATTAATTAATAGTTCATTCAGCGGTATGTCTGCGGTTTTAGGCTGCACTTTCGGCGAAGCGGCAAAAAACAAAGCTTCAAGATTATGCATTCAAAGAATAATTAAAGAATGTATTGATGTTTCGGATAAAGCAAATATTAAAATAGAGCCTGTTCAAGGTAAAGATATTCGCAAATTGCTTGATTATAAAACAAAAATAAAAGAATACATTTCTTTTTTAATAATACCTATTGCTATTAAAAAACACAGACTTTTAAAAGCCAGTATGCTTCAGGATCTTGAAAAAGGCAAAAGATGTGAAATTGATGAGATAAATGGAATCATCTGTAAATACGGGGAAAAATATCATTTTCCAACACCATATAATGATATGGTTGTTGACATTATTCATAAAATGGAAGACGGTAAAATAAAACCCGGTTTTGATAATTTAAAACTGTTTGATAGCCTTAGATAA
- a CDS encoding HipA N-terminal domain-containing protein, with translation MKKALIKTHNVIAGILKEESRNHYIFQYDQAYEGAPISLTMPVRDTSYVFDSFPPFFDGLLPEGVQLEGLLKKYKIDRKDYFEQLLVTGQDLVGAVTVEKINSADE, from the coding sequence ATGAAAAAAGCGCTAATAAAAACACATAATGTTATAGCCGGAATTCTAAAGGAAGAAAGCCGGAACCACTACATTTTTCAATATGATCAGGCTTACGAAGGTGCTCCAATATCACTTACCATGCCGGTAAGGGATACGTCTTATGTATTTGATTCGTTTCCCCCATTCTTTGATGGTTTACTACCCGAAGGTGTACAGCTAGAGGGATTATTAAAAAAATATAAAATAGATAGGAAAGATTATTTTGAACAATTATTAGTGACAGGACAAGATTTAGTAGGGGCTGTAACCGTAGAAAAAATCAACTCCGCAGATGAATAG